Proteins co-encoded in one Luteolibacter sp. Y139 genomic window:
- a CDS encoding thrombospondin type 3 repeat-containing protein: protein MKFAFPNLLHFAVPALVAGILAPVANAAQVVQAAQGNVLLAFRDTSNSSIGSYLVNVGAVSQFESAAANSTTAVATIGALGGDLDAFDLFDEETQTLKHWYERSQVVWAGFTRNANDNDAVYITRPRPSIAQQSTPWGARTGAVQNTASSEIGSVIVSGYNVLTSTVGVSGSASNSRGGFQLASVDGNISYRWQVASEGRPDFGVWTSSVEKSFATGAATSALDLYVHRKIAGASLSDPGTVTYLGYFSITTSGVVSFTRAGTNPLADDDHDGFNNGDEALAGTDPNNPTSFFKIPAPVVVPGTSRTFGFPTIASRKYTIEYSANLSGAWQEVYVHLSGAGATPLNWVDTDPARVALPHGFYRASVTNP, encoded by the coding sequence ATGAAATTCGCCTTTCCAAATCTTCTCCACTTTGCGGTCCCGGCGCTGGTTGCCGGGATTCTCGCCCCGGTGGCGAACGCGGCCCAAGTCGTCCAGGCGGCGCAGGGCAACGTGCTGCTTGCCTTCCGGGATACCTCGAACTCCTCCATCGGCTCTTACCTCGTGAACGTGGGAGCGGTTTCCCAGTTCGAGTCTGCTGCCGCCAACTCCACCACTGCGGTCGCGACCATCGGCGCTCTCGGCGGCGATCTCGATGCCTTCGATCTATTCGACGAAGAAACCCAGACGCTGAAGCATTGGTACGAACGCAGCCAGGTCGTCTGGGCCGGCTTCACCCGGAACGCCAACGACAACGATGCCGTTTACATCACTCGGCCGCGTCCCTCGATCGCCCAGCAGAGCACCCCATGGGGTGCCCGTACCGGTGCGGTCCAGAATACGGCCTCCAGTGAGATCGGTTCAGTCATCGTCAGTGGCTACAACGTGCTGACCTCGACCGTGGGTGTCTCAGGCTCCGCTTCGAACTCCCGCGGGGGCTTCCAGTTGGCCTCGGTGGACGGAAATATCAGCTACCGCTGGCAGGTCGCTTCGGAAGGTCGTCCGGACTTCGGCGTTTGGACCTCATCGGTCGAAAAGAGCTTCGCCACCGGCGCGGCCACTTCGGCGCTCGATCTCTACGTCCACCGGAAGATTGCAGGAGCTTCGCTCTCCGATCCCGGAACGGTGACTTATCTCGGCTACTTCTCCATCACCACGTCCGGCGTCGTGAGCTTCACCCGTGCAGGCACCAATCCCCTGGCGGACGACGATCACGACGGCTTCAACAATGGCGATGAGGCGCTTGCTGGAACCGATCCGAACAATCCCACGTCGTTCTTCAAAATCCCGGCTCCGGTGGTGGTGCCTGGGACTTCACGGACCTTCGGTTTTCCGACGATCGCTTCGCGGAAGTACACCATCGAATACAGCGCCAACCTGTCGGGCGCTTGGCAAGAAGTCTACGTGCACCTTTCGGGAGCTGGTGCCACGCCGCTCAACTGGGTCGATACCGATCCTGCCCGCGTCGCCCTGCCGCACGGCTTCTACCGCGCCAGCGTGACCAATCCCTGA